A single window of Vitreimonas flagellata DNA harbors:
- the cyoE gene encoding heme o synthase, translated as MVDVAASRQRTASASDYLALLKPRVMSLVVFTGLVGYVAAPGAGDWVLGFAAVFAIAVAAGASGALNMWYDSDIDLVMTRTRSRPIPSGRIDREEALMMGLTLSALSVVTMYLAAGVLAAGLLAFTIFFYAVVYTMWLKRATPQNIVIGGLAGALPPAIAWAAKTGALGIDPLLLVAIIFFWTPPHFWALSLLQKNDYAAAKVPMLPVTHGAKATRTQIFLYSLLLAPLAMTPVLTGLGNMIYAAVSGLGGAMFVFLAYRVLRSKAGEGVPAEDKHARALFAFSILYLFTLFAVIFIERGFA; from the coding sequence TTGGTTGATGTCGCCGCCTCCCGCCAACGCACAGCAAGCGCGAGCGATTATCTCGCGCTGCTGAAGCCGCGCGTGATGAGCTTGGTGGTGTTCACCGGGCTCGTCGGCTACGTGGCCGCACCCGGGGCTGGCGATTGGGTGCTGGGCTTTGCCGCGGTGTTCGCGATCGCGGTCGCCGCGGGCGCGTCCGGCGCGCTCAATATGTGGTACGACAGCGATATCGATCTGGTGATGACGCGCACGCGTTCGCGCCCGATCCCGTCGGGCCGCATCGACCGCGAAGAAGCATTGATGATGGGCCTGACGCTGTCGGCGCTCTCCGTTGTGACGATGTATCTGGCCGCAGGCGTGCTCGCGGCTGGGCTGCTGGCCTTCACGATCTTCTTCTACGCCGTCGTTTATACGATGTGGCTGAAGCGCGCGACGCCGCAGAACATCGTCATCGGCGGCTTGGCTGGCGCATTGCCGCCAGCGATCGCGTGGGCTGCAAAGACAGGCGCGCTCGGCATCGATCCGCTCCTGCTCGTCGCTATCATCTTCTTCTGGACGCCGCCGCACTTCTGGGCGCTGTCGCTGTTGCAGAAGAACGATTACGCCGCCGCCAAAGTGCCGATGCTGCCCGTCACGCACGGTGCGAAGGCGACGCGCACACAAATCTTCCTTTATTCGCTGCTGCTCGCGCCGCTGGCCATGACGCCGGTGCTCACGGGCCTCGGCAACATGATCTACGCCGCCGTCTCTGGGCTTGGCGGCGCGATGTTCGTGTTCTTGGCCTATCGCGTGCTGCGCTCGAAAGCGGGCGAGGGCGTGCCGGCTGAAGACAAGCACGCGCGCGCGCTGTTTGCGTTCTCGATCCTCTATCTCTTCACGTTGTTCGCCGTGATCTTCATCGAACGAGGGTTCGCATGA
- a CDS encoding cytochrome c oxidase assembly protein: protein MARTAAIVVGVVVGMTGMAFAAVPLYDAFCKITGYGGTTQEADTAPDQVLERRIEVRFDANVAPGLPVEFAPSQINQTLRIGETGLAFYTVHNNSDQPIVARATYNVTPHMAGPYFAKLECFCFQDKVLAPGETAELPVVYFVDPEIVTDSDTAEINTLTLSYTFFRSTDADAALAPAG, encoded by the coding sequence ATGGCGCGCACGGCCGCGATCGTCGTCGGCGTTGTGGTCGGCATGACTGGTATGGCCTTCGCCGCCGTGCCGCTCTACGACGCGTTCTGCAAGATCACCGGCTATGGCGGCACCACGCAAGAAGCCGATACGGCGCCCGATCAAGTGCTCGAGCGCCGCATCGAGGTCCGCTTCGACGCCAACGTCGCGCCGGGCCTGCCGGTTGAGTTTGCGCCGTCGCAGATCAATCAGACGCTGCGCATCGGCGAGACCGGCCTTGCCTTCTACACCGTACACAACAATTCCGATCAGCCGATCGTCGCGCGCGCCACCTACAATGTGACGCCGCATATGGCTGGGCCGTACTTCGCGAAGCTCGAATGCTTCTGCTTCCAGGATAAGGTGCTGGCGCCGGGTGAAACGGCCGAGCTGCCGGTGGTCTATTTCGTTGATCCGGAAATCGTGACGGATTCCGACACGGCCGAGATCAACACACTTACACTTTCGTACACGTTCTTCCGCTCCACTGACGCCGACGCGGCGTTGGCGCCGGCGGGGTAA
- a CDS encoding cytochrome c oxidase subunit 3, translating to MAHGEVKHDYHLVNPSPWPFLASLGAFIAAVGAVVLMRGLSANEADFFLGKGHWTLFAIGMGIIILTCIGWWGDVIKESRQGDHTPVVDIGLRYGMILFIASEVMFFVAWFWAFFELAIYHGHRADWLVPTWDEATAAAWANWPPPHVETFDPFHLPLINTLILLLSGTTVTWAHHALQSGDRNGARLGLILTVVLGVIFSWVQFGVEYPLAGFAFGNQGDVTNATLYGSSFFMATGFHGFHVVIGTIFLFVCLLRLMAGQFTPQKHFGLEAAAWYWHFVDVVWLFLFTFVYVMPYLTMQG from the coding sequence ATGGCGCACGGCGAAGTCAAGCACGACTACCACCTGGTCAATCCGAGTCCGTGGCCGTTCCTGGCCTCGCTCGGCGCGTTTATCGCGGCTGTCGGCGCGGTCGTGTTGATGCGTGGGTTGTCGGCGAACGAGGCGGATTTCTTCCTCGGTAAAGGCCATTGGACGCTCTTCGCCATTGGCATGGGCATCATCATCCTCACCTGCATCGGCTGGTGGGGCGACGTGATCAAGGAAAGCCGCCAAGGCGATCACACGCCGGTGGTCGATATCGGCCTGCGCTACGGCATGATCCTCTTCATCGCGTCGGAAGTGATGTTCTTCGTCGCGTGGTTCTGGGCCTTCTTCGAGCTCGCCATCTATCACGGCCATCGCGCCGATTGGCTGGTGCCGACGTGGGATGAAGCCACCGCCGCTGCTTGGGCCAATTGGCCGCCGCCACACGTGGAGACCTTCGATCCCTTCCATCTGCCGCTGATTAACACGTTGATCCTGCTGCTCTCGGGCACCACGGTGACGTGGGCGCACCACGCGCTGCAGAGCGGCGATCGCAACGGCGCGCGCTTGGGCCTCATCCTCACTGTCGTGCTGGGTGTGATCTTCAGCTGGGTGCAGTTCGGCGTCGAATACCCGCTCGCGGGCTTTGCCTTCGGCAACCAGGGCGATGTGACCAACGCGACGCTCTATGGTTCGTCCTTCTTCATGGCGACCGGCTTCCACGGCTTCCACGTCGTGATCGGCACGATCTTCCTGTTCGTGTGCTTGCTGCGCCTGATGGCCGGCCAGTTCACGCCGCAGAAGCATTTCGGCCTCGAAGCCGCGGCTTGGTATTGGCACTTCGTTGACGTGGTGTGGCTGTTCCTCTTCACGTTCGTGTACGTGATGCCGTACCTGACGATGCAGGGGTGA
- a CDS encoding DUF983 domain-containing protein: protein MTGAQPPSAWAAGLKLRCPQCGQGALFSGYLKFRDTCAACGADFKAADAGDGPAVFVILIVGAIVAPLLIILQFGLELPGWMALTITMVAAIALCLALLPPFKAVLFAFQWKHKAREATHADIE from the coding sequence GTGACGGGCGCACAGCCGCCATCCGCTTGGGCAGCGGGGCTTAAGCTCCGTTGCCCGCAATGCGGGCAGGGCGCGCTGTTTAGCGGCTATCTCAAGTTTCGCGACACGTGCGCTGCGTGCGGCGCCGACTTCAAAGCCGCTGATGCTGGCGACGGCCCAGCCGTGTTCGTGATCCTGATCGTCGGCGCCATCGTCGCGCCGCTGCTCATCATTCTGCAGTTTGGTTTGGAACTGCCCGGCTGGATGGCGCTCACGATCACAATGGTCGCGGCCATCGCGCTGTGTTTGGCGCTTCTCCCGCCGTTCAAAGCCGTGCTGTTTGCTTTCCAGTGGAAGCATAAGGCGCGTGAAGCTACGCACGCGGACATCGAATGA
- a CDS encoding SURF1 family cytochrome oxidase biogenesis protein, with the protein MMIQFRPLWLMTIFSIIAFAILVSLGRWQWEKYDTKMALAEEPVAQMTIEDYQPIEGAIQFVYGVRTDTREQGWRVFAPVQYGDEIVFVDSDFIEGVEPPNPDEIRFPASLRFDAPIIGASIRPEPPAPMTLAPRPLQRLWFAVDLPAMGRNAGLQNVADFYVANAYLGADGRATPNPFALAPGADALPPERHMGYAITWYGLAIVLIVIYFAYHMSVGRLALKPPRRPED; encoded by the coding sequence ATGATGATTCAGTTCCGCCCGCTTTGGCTGATGACGATCTTCTCCATCATCGCGTTTGCGATCCTGGTGTCGCTCGGCCGTTGGCAATGGGAAAAGTACGACACGAAGATGGCGCTGGCCGAAGAGCCGGTCGCGCAGATGACGATCGAGGATTACCAACCGATCGAAGGCGCCATCCAATTCGTCTATGGCGTGCGCACCGATACGCGTGAGCAGGGCTGGCGCGTGTTCGCACCCGTGCAATACGGCGACGAGATCGTCTTCGTGGATTCCGATTTCATCGAGGGCGTCGAGCCGCCCAACCCGGACGAAATTCGCTTTCCCGCTTCACTGCGTTTCGACGCACCGATCATCGGCGCTTCGATCCGGCCTGAGCCGCCTGCGCCGATGACGCTCGCGCCGCGCCCGCTGCAACGCTTGTGGTTCGCTGTTGATCTGCCGGCGATGGGACGCAACGCGGGCCTCCAAAACGTCGCCGATTTCTACGTCGCCAACGCCTATCTCGGCGCCGACGGCCGCGCCACGCCAAACCCGTTTGCGCTTGCGCCCGGCGCCGATGCGCTGCCACCCGAGCGGCACATGGGCTACGCGATCACGTGGTACGGCCTCGCGATCGTGCTGATCGTGATCTATTTCGCGTATCACATGAGCGTCGGACGCCTCGCCCTGAAGCCGCCACGCCGACCAGAAGACTAA
- the thrC gene encoding threonine synthase, producing the protein MRYISTRGQAPAVSFLDAVLAGLAPDGGLYMPENWPVIGRDNGWAFTRHFHNSAGIVLGAFGKPDLGEQDEFGESPARALADSAYGFLAADKNWHRAITPLVQIDGGEWILELFHGPSLSFKDVAMQLIGPLYDYALTLRNEKLSVVCATSGDTGGAAVEAIKGSARSDLFVLMPKGRVSDVQKRFMTASGAANVHAIDIDGDFDACQAIVKALFADRNFSQRARLSGVNSINWARIVAQSVYFQVAAHTLCAPGPVDFVVPTGNFGDAFSGYVAKMCGAPIRKIVLATNANDILTRALQTGRYERAAHSHATLSPAMDIQVASNFERIIFEAVGRDGAVVRRLYDQFAQSGGFDIPPQALAFLREHFDATAVSDAETAETMRATWKQSGYLACPHTAVGLRARQQVSGLGHPLVTLATAHPAKFPDTVEQATGMRPPLPAKHADLFSRPERIDTLPNDVEAVKRFIQERSRAWS; encoded by the coding sequence ATGCGCTACATCTCAACCCGCGGCCAAGCGCCGGCTGTTTCGTTTCTCGACGCCGTGCTCGCCGGCCTCGCGCCCGATGGCGGGCTCTATATGCCGGAGAATTGGCCGGTTATTGGACGCGATAACGGTTGGGCGTTCACGCGACACTTCCATAATTCCGCAGGGATCGTGCTGGGGGCGTTCGGTAAGCCCGATCTCGGCGAGCAGGACGAGTTTGGCGAAAGCCCCGCACGCGCGCTAGCCGACAGCGCGTACGGCTTTCTGGCCGCCGATAAGAATTGGCACAGAGCCATCACGCCCCTTGTCCAAATCGATGGTGGCGAATGGATATTGGAGCTTTTCCACGGTCCATCGCTCTCGTTCAAAGACGTAGCGATGCAGCTCATTGGGCCGCTCTACGATTATGCGCTAACGCTGCGCAACGAGAAGCTCTCTGTGGTTTGCGCGACGTCCGGCGACACCGGCGGCGCAGCGGTTGAAGCGATCAAAGGCAGCGCGCGCAGCGATCTCTTTGTGCTGATGCCGAAGGGGCGTGTCTCCGATGTGCAAAAGCGCTTCATGACCGCCTCTGGCGCGGCCAACGTGCATGCGATCGACATCGACGGCGATTTCGACGCCTGCCAGGCGATCGTCAAAGCGCTGTTCGCGGATCGTAATTTCTCGCAGCGCGCACGTCTGTCCGGCGTGAACTCGATCAATTGGGCCCGTATTGTCGCGCAATCCGTTTATTTCCAGGTCGCCGCTCATACGTTGTGCGCGCCAGGCCCGGTGGACTTCGTCGTGCCCACGGGCAATTTCGGCGACGCATTCTCCGGCTATGTCGCCAAGATGTGCGGCGCGCCGATCCGCAAGATCGTGCTTGCCACCAACGCCAATGACATTCTCACGCGCGCGCTGCAAACAGGGCGCTACGAACGCGCCGCGCACTCGCACGCTACGCTTTCGCCCGCGATGGACATTCAAGTCGCATCGAATTTCGAGCGCATCATTTTTGAAGCCGTCGGCCGCGATGGCGCTGTCGTGCGACGCCTATACGACCAATTCGCACAATCGGGCGGTTTCGATATTCCGCCTCAGGCGCTTGCCTTCTTGCGCGAGCATTTCGACGCCACTGCTGTGAGTGATGCGGAAACCGCCGAGACCATGCGCGCGACCTGGAAGCAGAGCGGCTACCTCGCGTGCCCGCACACGGCCGTAGGCTTGCGTGCGCGTCAGCAGGTGAGTGGGCTCGGCCATCCGCTCGTCACACTTGCTACCGCCCATCCCGCAAAATTCCCCGACACTGTCGAGCAGGCGACAGGCATGCGTCCGCCATTGCCGGCCAAGCATGCCGATCTCTTCAGCCGCCCTGAACGTATCGACACGCTCCCCAATGACGTCGAAGCCGTAAAGCGCTTCATCCAAGAACGATCTCGCGCATGGAGCTAG